GAGCTGCTTGTTAAGGACCTTGATGGGAAGAACCATCAAATGACCATTAACAATCTTCTTTGTACTATAAATGTTACGGAAAGCTGCAGGAAGGTCAGCACTGGGCTCATGGAATCGTACAGAAATGGTTTGGTTTCATATAACTGCATGGCAGGGCAGACTACCCCCTCGTGCCTGGTTTATATCTGGTTTATGTCTTGCAGATAAAAACGGACATGGTGTTGGTTATGTGCAAAAAGAAGATGCAGAAGAGGTGGGAGTGTTTGACCCAGGTGGAAAAGCAGACCAAAGATAAAGAGTGAGTGAACCAAGCCTGGCATTGGTCTATGGTTCATTACTCGGTGCTCCTGCAAGCTTGCCAAACAGAAGCTGTGGCCTCTGTAGCTGTTACTGTCATTTGCTTAATCGCACACTATAGGCATTTCAAATGTCACCGGTTCTCCACACACAAAGCAGGGGTGCATCCATTGATAATGTCTGTCCATCTTCTAACTACTTATTCTGCTCAGGACCAGGGGGGATTGAAGACTCTCCCAGGCTGCATTGGCCCCAAGTTaggcatgggatgccagttcattgtAGGGCAGATTTTCAGACATGgaaaaataaatgagaaaaacTCACCTACTGTAACtatatttttggactgcagaATGAAATCTAGAGAAAcaggaggagaacatgcaagctctgtGTACATCTAGGGGCAAGAATCATGCCCGTAACCCTTGAGATGTGAGgctgcactgctgcttgctgaaGCACACTGCCACCCATCCATGATCCGCATTATAACAAATCATTTGGTCAGGAAGCCAAACTGATGAGGTTTTTCTTGCAATAGGTGTAGCTTAACGCCTGAGGTGGGACCGACctattattacattttaatgGAGTAAAAGGTCCAAATGTCTTTTTATGCAGGTGCAAGATGTTTTATTCTATTGCTGAAGGGCGTTGCTGATTTTGACAGGAAGCCCAGCTATGATGAGAATGCAGATCCTGGCGAGGGCCTCATGAACATGCTGAAGAAGATCTATTCGGAGGGCGATGATGAGATGAAACGTACCATCAACAAGGCCTGGACTGAGTCCCAGGAGAAGAAGCTGAAAGGGGAGGCCATGGACTTCTGAGCCACCAAAGGGTGCGGTGTCTCGCCCTTCTACTGTTACGTGGGGAAGTAATGCGGCTGACCTGCCATGGGTCTGGTGCTTTACTGGGAAAACTGCTCCGTCTGTGTACTTCAAAAATGACAGTATGTGTGAAGTGACATAACTGTAGTTACTGAAATGTAGTTAGACAATTATGTTAATACGTTTGATTTTGTACTCAGTATGTTAATTGGAAAAAACATGATTGGAATGTTTGGAACAAATAAACCTCGTATGGAAAACACTGTAGTAATGccaccctgtgtgtgtgcatgcatgaaaACATGGGGAGGGATTTATGAAAACTGAAAATGTGCTGGTGAGAGCTGATTCTCATTTATGGTAGGAGTTCATTGTAGAAGCAGTGTTTATGCTCTTAATGGTGAGCTGGCACAATGTGGTTGTTTGGGACtaataatgtttgttttacCAGTTCAAATCATTAATaactaattaataaattaataacttTCCTTGCATACATTCTTAAATACGTCATCAATGTCAAATAAACAcatgtacagacacacacacacagccacaaacACAAATTAATCACACAGTTTTCTGTGATTAATCTAGATTAATCACAGCTAAAATTCAAATGCATATAAATGTACACACAactactaattagaggactgattggctgaaaagtCCACAcacctgggtgtgtgtgtgtgtgtgtgtgtgtgtgtgtgtgtgtgtgtgtgtgtgtgtgtgtgtgtgtgtcggcacGCGTGATAAGAACCTGTCATTTTAATGTGACCGCCTTTTCAGTCAGAAGGGGAAACTTGGTTGTATAAAAATGTGTGACTACAATCAAAacactaaaaataccaaaagtcttgtaATTTGGTTACTTACtgctaaggttagggctgggtgtggCTTAAGGttctcattgctgggattagggtttttcccatagaaatgaatgcaacCATTATCAGtattacacacacatataatataCAGCCgtagaaaaaattaagagaccaaagCACAATTTCATATTtcgctcatttctcaatttatgggtaatTGTCCGTGAGTAATATACAGTCAGTACATAAATATTGGAACATCAACACAATTCtcatctttttggctctatacaccaccacaatggatttgaaatgaaatgaacaaaATGTGCTTTATCTGCAGGCTTTCAGCTTAAAAtagagggtatttacatacaaatcaggtgaacggtgtacgaattacagcagtttgtatatgtgtctcccactttttaagggaccaaaagtaatgggacaaattaacaatcataaatcaaactttttaatacttggttgcaaatcctttgcagtcaattacagcctgaagtctGGAATGCACAGACATCATCAAACGctgggttacatccctagtgatgctctgccaggcctctactgcaGCTGTCTTCAGTTCCTGCTTCTTCTTGGggcatttccccttcagttttgtctttagcaagtgaaatgcacactcaatcggattcaggtcaggtgattgacttggccattgcataacattccacttctttgccttaaaaaactctttggttgctttcgcagtatgcttcatgtcattgtccatctgcactatgaagcaccgtccaatgagttctgaagcatttggctgaatatgagcagataatattgcccgaaacacttcagaattcatcctgctgcttttgtcagcaggcacatcatcaataaatacaagggaaccagttccagtggcagccatacatgcccacgccatgacactaccaccaccatgcttcactgatgatgtggtaTGTTATGGATCatgagcagttcctttccttctccatactcttctcttcccatcactctggtacaagttgatctttgtctcatctgtccataggatgttgttccagaactgtaaaggcttttttagatgttgtttggcaaactctattctggccttcctgtttttgaggctcaccaatggtttacatcttgtgttgaaccctctgtatgcaCTCTGGTGAAGTTTTCTCTTGATTGTTGGCCTTACCTACCTCCTGCAGAGTGTTTTTGATCTGACCAACTGTTTtgaaggggtttttcttcaccagggaaagatttcttcAGCCATCCATcacagttgttttccgtggtcttcccagtcttttggtgttgctgagctTACCGGTGTGgtctttctttttaagaatgttccaaacagttgatttggctacacctaatgtatttgctctctctctgatgggtttgtttttatttttcagccgaATGATggcttgcttcactgatagGGACAGCTCTTTGGatctcatattgagagttgacagcaacagattccaaatgcaaatagcacacttgaaatgaactctagaccttttatctgctccttgtaaattagataatgagggaatgacacacaccTGCCCATGGAAcagccaattgtcccattacttttggtcccttaaaaagtgggtggcacatatacaaactgctgtaattcctacaccgttcacctgatttgtatgtaaataccctcaaattaaagctgaaagtctgcagttaaagcacatcttgttcatttcatttcaaatccattgtggtggtgtatagagccaaaaagattagaattgtgtcgatgtcccaatgtTTATGGACCTGACTATATTTTTTGCCAATTGCAGCTCTTCCctctttctcattaatgaagggctcctTCCCAGCTTCATGGGActccagtcctgcttctaggagcctgatacacactgtcctagcagtgcgcttcacacctgcacttaatgtttcccattcctttggaaggtcacttgatgtcatcctctgattcatgagaaactgtcaggtAAGTTGACGGTCATTTCTGCCATTACTTCCACCCTctccctggctggtttctggttgttcccagtgtcttctttttcacctttaaaaatgaagatttttttccacagagctGTATGTATCCCTTCACAGCCAGTTAACATTTCTGTCGACACTCTTATCAAATAGTATCGAATTGTCGCGGCACATAACACTAGAGGGCGCATAGCACTCGTGGAAATACGGAAATTTACTGCATTGTTATGTAAACATGATAATCAAGGCTTTTTATTTGTCACTGTGCAAGTGTATTTCACAAGTACAACGACATTTACCAAGTGCGTCCGTGATGGGCATTAATAACACACATACGTTCCTACATTATCTACTTAGTATCAAGCAAATGCTGTGGAAACATAGGCATAGGGATATATCTTTGTGGAAACTGAGAAATATTTCAGTAAATAAGCTCTGTACTTATTGCACTATTGAGAGTTAACCTTCTAAACATATGATATATACAGAATTGGGCTGTAGAACTGTgtttttgattaaaaaaaatagtaaATACGTATCTCTGCATGacatgtgcttttaaaacacttgtaaaaagatttttttatagTCGGAGTGAAAGCCATTTCATTGTTTCCATACACCCTCGCTTGTGGCACGAATTTCCGATATGATAACACAATTCATTCAGCACTCAGTGGTTGAGATATGATTGGCTGTGGTCGCCCGGCCGCCCTCTGGCGTCACTGGGGGCTCCGTGCTGTCTCAGGAATCCCCGGTTCGACCGCCATTTCTGCCTGTGTGCCGGAGGGTATGTAAGGACTGGATGCGCTGCTCGCCATCCATTCCTGTTTTTCTTTTGCGGCGATATGGTTTAGCGCCCGTGCCGCTAAACCATGGATGCAGCTTTATGCCCCTGTTGCCATCGGCGGATTCGGAATCCGAACCGGGTCAAAGCGGATCAAATGAGACCGGAACCGGGCCAGATGGTGACTGACGCCAGAACCGGAAGATCTTACCGCAGAGGAAAGCTTTTGGGAAAGGTACCCACCACCCCGTCTGGGCTGGGCGATCGGACGTTCACCTCGAATGGGGATCATTTGATTCACGTCCGCTTCCGTTAACGTGGATCCACATGGACGTGATGATCAGAGAACCTGTAACCAGAAGTTAAAGCCTACAGGCTGCGGGCACATGGTTCGATGCAGGTTCTCCGGTGCGGCAGCCGCCCCCTTGTTCACGCTGTTAATCTGCTGACATTTCACTGCGCTTTTCGCCAGCTGTGTGCTTTATTTTGCAGCTTTTCCCAATTCTAGAGAACCATATAGCTGATGTTTAGGCGTTATTTTTGCCGGAATCGTCGAAATGTGTACTGGTATATAGATTTGTAGTACCAGTGCCTTGGTAATTTAGAACAATCATATATTGATAGTTTGTGCCAAATACTTACAGACGAGAGAAGTTTATTCAATAGTTCCTAACACATTTTGATTTTTAGGGTGGGTTTGCCAGGTGTTATGAAATGACAGACCTTGCCACCAACAAGTCCTATGCCGTGAAGGTGATTCCCCAAGGCAAAGCCTTAAAAGCTCAGCATCGCGACAAGGTGTGTGATATGAATTGCGCTTCATTTCAGGCATAGGCGATTGTATCTAGGGTGCAATTGTATGGGAGGTATTTCCCGAAAAAAGAAAGTGAATTATCAAATAGAAATACAATCTTCACATAATCTCCACCTTTTAGTAAGTTATATTTGAAAATGTAACCTGTGGTAATCATATCAATGTGTAatatttttttgtacatttatttatcatttaagCTTACCTAGTTGCTTTATCATTTaagcctacccccccccccctgagttCTGTTGGCTCCTTGGCCGTTTACCTGCATTTTCCTTTAACGTTGGGAGGTAATGTGTTAAATCTCTCTTAGATTCTGAATGAAATTGATCTTCACAAAAACCTGCATCACAAGCACATAGTGAAGTTCTTACACAATTTTGAGGACCAGGACTACATTTACATCTTCATGGAACTGTGCAGTAGGAAGGTACGTCCAGTTTTCTCCAGCCTTTGCAGACACTTACTGCATGTTAAGGGTCTGACACGGGTTGTCTCCATTTCTAGTCGCTGGCACACATCTGGAAAACTCGACGCACGCTTACTGACCCAGAAGTGCGGTATTACCTTCGACAGATCATATCGGGGTTGAAATACCTCCATAAAAAAGGAATTCTCCACCGAGACATCAAGTTAGGTTTGTTTGCATGCTTTGTTTAATCCTTTGTATATTAATGTAGGTATTTGTCCAGGCATCCCCAGTGCTCGTGTTTCATGTGGATTTCTGTGTAGTGATAACGTTGCAGTTTGTTAATGTTTCCAGTTATTAAGTGTGGGTTGAGTGTAGACTTCATGCAAAGCCATTGGTTTTTCAGGCAATTTATTTGTGAATGAGAACATGGAGCTGAGGGTGGGTGACTTTGGATTGGCGGCCAAGCTGGAGCCAGCAGGACATCGGAAAAAGTAGGTGCTTTTTGAGGCTTTCAAATGGCTTCTACATGAAGATAAAgcaggtgtgtgtctgtttacatctccttttgtgtgtgttgtagaaCAATTTGTGGAACCCCAAACTATATTGCCCCGGAAGTGCTGAACAGGCAAGGCCATGGACCCGAATCAGACgtctgggcactgggctgtgtcatGTATGTATTTTTCCTACCATTGCCATGCTTAACGATTAAAATGAAAACCGAAAGCTTTCAGAAAAATTCCATTTTAAATGGGACTGATAAATATTACGGGACGCTCGATGGGAATCGGGCGTCCTTTCCCTGGATGGGAATCGGGCGTCCTTTCCCTGGATGGGAATCGGGCGTCCTTTCCCTGGATGGGAATCGGGCGTCCTTTCCCTGGATGGGAATCGGGCGTCCTTTCCCTGGATGGGAATCGGGCGTCCTTTCCCTGGATGGGAATCGGGCGTCCTTTCCCTGGATGGGAAGCGGGCGTCCTTTCCCTGGATGGGAAGCGGGCGTCCTTTCCCTGGATGGGAAGCGGGCGTCCTTTCCCTGGATGGGAAGCGGGCGTCCTTTCCCTGGATGGGAAGCGGGCGTCCTTTCCCTGGATGGGAAGCGGGCGTCCTTTCCCTGGATGGGAAGCGGGCGTCCTTTCCCTGGATGGGAATCGGGCGTCCTTTCCCTGGATGGGAATCGGGCGTCCTTTCCCTGGATGGGAAGCGGGCGTCCTTTCCCTGGATGGGAAGCGGGCGTCCTTTCCCTGGATGGGAAGCGGGCGTCCTTTCCCTGGATGGGAAGCGGGCGTCCTTTCCCTGGATGGGAATCGGGCGTCCTTTCCCTCGATGGGAAGCGGGCGTCCTTTCCCTCGATGGGAAGCGGGCGTCCTTTCCCTCGATGGGAAGCGGGCGTCCTTTCCCTGGATGGGAAGCGGGCGTCCTTTCCCTGGATGGGAAGCGGGCGTCCTTTCCCTGGATGGGTATCGGGCGTCCTTTCCCTCGATGGGAATCGGGCGTCCTTTCCCTCGATGGGAATCGGGCGTCCTTTCCCTCGATGGGAAGCGGGCGTCCTTTCCCTCGATGGGAAGCGGGCGTCCTTTCCCTTCTTTCATTCTGTTCCATGATTTCATGCTTATATCATACTCTTGCTTCTCTCTGCCACAGGCATGTATGGGCACCATTCCATCTTGTGTTTTACTTCACATGTAGATGAAAAACAAATGTTGCTTTTCTCGCACAGGTACACATTGCTGGTTGGTAATCCACCCTTTGAGACCCAGGATTTGCAGGAGACCTATAAGTGTATCAAGGATGTAAAGTACACACTCCCTACGACCCTTTCTTCAGCGGCTCAGAAGCTGATTTCTGGGATTTTGCAGAAAAATCCGTGTGATCGCCTCACTCTAGACCAGATCCTGCGTCATGAGTTCTTTACTAAGGTAAGAACATGTAAAAGGTTTCAGTGCAGAATATTTGCTTGTGACATTTACACTGCCTGCATAGTATTTTGTTTAACTGAAGTGAGTTACACCCCCTCCCTAGGGCTTCACCCCCAACACACTTCCCCCTAGTAGCTGTGTGACCCTGCCAAAGCTCAAAGCTCCAAGTCCAGTGAAGACATTCTTCACCAAGGTGGCCAAGAGTCTGTTTCAGAAGAAGCGGTTAAAAGGTAAGCTTGTTCAGCGCAGACCCTCCAAATCTAGCATCTTTGTTCATTTGGTTCAAGTCCCTGGGCATCACCTCCTGTCTTGCAGCTGATAAGTCATCTTGCGAGGAGCGGGATGATATCTCCAAACATGTAACGTGCTTTGTCAAAAGCTCCATCGGCCGGCAGATGAGCTATAAAACAGTGAAGAAAAATAAGGTATGTACCTGTTATCCAAATTGTATTCAGGTGACACTCCCATGATACCCATGGTTTTTAATTTAACAGAACCGGTTTTtttgacctcccccccccccccaccacagaccAGATCGCACAGTCTTCATAAGGTTATCAAAAGAGCATTGACTATCCAGGTACAGGAGTCAATGAAGTCCACTTCATCCAGTATTCAACAGGCCACAAACAGCCTTCTGAAAATCCAGGCAgaggaggagttggggaaatCCAATTCGGCCAGTGATCATCAGGTCGCACAAAGCCCACAGACCGTGCAAGCAGAGGAGTCGTCAAGGAAATGTAACTCGGCCAGTGATCATCAGGTCGCACACAGCCCTCAGACCATCCAGGCAGAGGAGTCGTCAAGGAAATGTAACTCGGCCAGTGATCATCAGGTCGCACACAGCCCTCAGACCATCCAGGCAGAGGAGGAGGCGAGGAAATCCAGCTCGGCCAGTGATCATCAGGTCGCACACAGCCCTCAGACCATCCAGGCAGAGGAGGAGGCGAGGAAATCCAGCTCGGCCAGTGATCATCAGGTCGCACACAGCCCTCAGACCATCCAGGCAGAGGAGGAGTCGAGGAAGTTCAGTGTTCATCAGGTCACAAACAGTCCATTGACCACCCAGACACAGAATGGGTCAAGGAAGTCAAGTTTGTCCTGTATTCATGAAGTCATGAACAGTGTTTTGAGCATCAAGGTGAAGCATAGGTCAAGAAAGTCAGGTGTATCCTGTGTGAATGGGGTTGCCAAGAGTCCGCTGACCACCCAGACAGAGGATGAGCCCCAGAAGTCCAGTCCCTTCAGAGGCACCATGCCAAAAGGTACTTAGCTTAGCTTGGATTCATAGTATTAATATATTGTGGCTTATCTTTGGTTTACTGGCCTCTTGGTTGATGTGTTGATCTTGCCATTCGATTCTCAGAATGTAACGTAATGCCTGTTGCCCGGTGAGCGATACTGTTATCCTGTGTTGCCTCTCTTGTAGCCTCTGAAGATGGCCTTACACCTGCCACCGTGGCACAGTTGGTCATTAAAGTTCTGCGTGACTGTTTGTCCTCGATGCCCACAGGTAACATTACAGACTAGAGTTTTTAATGCTTCTCTAACATGTTCTAAAGTTGTAATGGATTCTCTGAACTTTGTTGCCTTCCTTGATGTAAGGAATTGCCTTTCTTTTAGCGTCTGTAAATCCACCCTGCTTAATCGGGTCCCAATTTGTCTGGGTCACGAAGTGGGTTGATTATTCCAACAAGTATGGCTTTGGCTACCAGCTCTCCAACCAGGACATTGGTGTTTTGTTCAATGATGGGACTCACCTCAGTTTGTGTGACCAGCGCAAGTAAGACTAACCACTGTAAAAAGCCTTTGCAATACAGCAGTACCTCTGTCAAGACAGTGAGCATTTTTACTTC
This genomic interval from Brienomyrus brachyistius isolate T26 chromosome 21, BBRACH_0.4, whole genome shotgun sequence contains the following:
- the LOC125716879 gene encoding calcyclin-binding protein yields the protein MDIGEQITELESDLREIKCVIEKCERKRVRDALAQEQKKIREEIADKRREAEKRVPAPAAAMSGASNKAYTVKINNYGWDQSDNFVKIYITLKGVHKLAPENVETSFTERSFELLVKDLDGKNHQMTINNLLCTINVTESCRKIKTDMVLVMCKKKMQKRWECLTQVEKQTKDKEKPSYDENADPGEGLMNMLKKIYSEGDDEMKRTINKAWTESQEKKLKGEAMDF
- the plk3 gene encoding serine/threonine-protein kinase PLK3 isoform X5 — its product is MDAALCPCCHRRIRNPNRVKADQMRPEPGQMVTDARTGRSYRRGKLLGKGGFARCYEMTDLATNKSYAVKVIPQGKALKAQHRDKILNEIDLHKNLHHKHIVKFLHNFEDQDYIYIFMELCSRKSLAHIWKTRRTLTDPEVRYYLRQIISGLKYLHKKGILHRDIKLGNLFVNENMELRVGDFGLAAKLEPAGHRKKTICGTPNYIAPEVLNRQGHGPESDVWALGCVMYTLLVGNPPFETQDLQETYKCIKDVKYTLPTTLSSAAQKLISGILQKNPCDRLTLDQILRHEFFTKGFTPNTLPPSSCVTLPKLKAPSPVKTFFTKVAKSLFQKKRLKADKSSCEERDDISKHVTCFVKSSIGRQMSYKTVKKNKTRSHSLHKVIKRALTIQVQESMKSTSSSIQQATNSLLKIQAEEELGKSNSASDHQVAHSPQTIQAEEEARKSSSASDHQVAHSPQTIQAEEEARKSSSASDHQVAHSPQTIQAEEESRKFSVHQVTNSPLTTQTQNGSRKSSLSCIHEVMNSVLSIKVKHRSRKSGVSCVNGVAKSPLTTQTEDEPQKSSPFRGTMPKASEDGLTPATVAQLVIKVLRDCLSSMPTASVNPPCLIGSQFVWVTKWVDYSNKYGFGYQLSNQDIGVLFNDGTHLSLCDQRKTVCYYLTSNKNFIFQACAVPAQLQAQMQVVGYMARYMEQNLVEGGDLPRIDHTLSSPLLLQWVKTDHALVMLFNNGTVQVNFYTDHTKIILCKSSDSYMLTYISQERVPYTFSLSALSELGCCPDLRRRLSYVVQLLKHHIISLH
- the plk3 gene encoding serine/threonine-protein kinase PLK3 isoform X2; the encoded protein is MDAALCPCCHRRIRNPNRVKADQMRPEPGQMVTDARTGRSYRRGKLLGKGGFARCYEMTDLATNKSYAVKVIPQGKALKAQHRDKILNEIDLHKNLHHKHIVKFLHNFEDQDYIYIFMELCSRKSLAHIWKTRRTLTDPEVRYYLRQIISGLKYLHKKGILHRDIKLGNLFVNENMELRVGDFGLAAKLEPAGHRKKTICGTPNYIAPEVLNRQGHGPESDVWALGCVMYTLLVGNPPFETQDLQETYKCIKDVKYTLPTTLSSAAQKLISGILQKNPCDRLTLDQILRHEFFTKGFTPNTLPPSSCVTLPKLKAPSPVKTFFTKVAKSLFQKKRLKADKSSCEERDDISKHVTCFVKSSIGRQMSYKTVKKNKTRSHSLHKVIKRALTIQVQESMKSTSSSIQQATNSLLKIQAEEELGKSNSASDHQVAQSPQTVQAEESSRKCNSASDHQVAHSPQTIQAEEEARKSSSASDHQVAHSPQTIQAEEEARKSSSASDHQVAHSPQTIQAEEESRKFSVHQVTNSPLTTQTQNGSRKSSLSCIHEVMNSVLSIKVKHRSRKSGVSCVNGVAKSPLTTQTEDEPQKSSPFRGTMPKASEDGLTPATVAQLVIKVLRDCLSSMPTASVNPPCLIGSQFVWVTKWVDYSNKYGFGYQLSNQDIGVLFNDGTHLSLCDQRKTVCYYLTSNKNFIFQACAVPAQLQAQMQVVGYMARYMEQNLVEGGDLPRIDHTLSSPLLLQWVKTDHALVMLFNNGTVQVNFYTDHTKIILCKSSDSYMLTYISQERVPYTFSLSALSELGCCPDLRRRLSYVVQLLKHHIISLH
- the plk3 gene encoding serine/threonine-protein kinase PLK3 isoform X4, yielding MDAALCPCCHRRIRNPNRVKADQMRPEPGQMVTDARTGRSYRRGKLLGKGGFARCYEMTDLATNKSYAVKVIPQGKALKAQHRDKILNEIDLHKNLHHKHIVKFLHNFEDQDYIYIFMELCSRKSLAHIWKTRRTLTDPEVRYYLRQIISGLKYLHKKGILHRDIKLGNLFVNENMELRVGDFGLAAKLEPAGHRKKTICGTPNYIAPEVLNRQGHGPESDVWALGCVMYTLLVGNPPFETQDLQETYKCIKDVKYTLPTTLSSAAQKLISGILQKNPCDRLTLDQILRHEFFTKGFTPNTLPPSSCVTLPKLKAPSPVKTFFTKVAKSLFQKKRLKADKSSCEERDDISKHVTCFVKSSIGRQMSYKTVKKNKTRSHSLHKVIKRALTIQVQESMKSTSSSIQQATNSLLKIQAEEELGKSNSASDHQVAQSPQTVQAEESSRKCNSASDHQVAHSPQTIQAEEEARKSSSASDHQVAHSPQTIQAEEESRKFSVHQVTNSPLTTQTQNGSRKSSLSCIHEVMNSVLSIKVKHRSRKSGVSCVNGVAKSPLTTQTEDEPQKSSPFRGTMPKASEDGLTPATVAQLVIKVLRDCLSSMPTASVNPPCLIGSQFVWVTKWVDYSNKYGFGYQLSNQDIGVLFNDGTHLSLCDQRKTVCYYLTSNKNFIFQACAVPAQLQAQMQVVGYMARYMEQNLVEGGDLPRIDHTLSSPLLLQWVKTDHALVMLFNNGTVQVNFYTDHTKIILCKSSDSYMLTYISQERVPYTFSLSALSELGCCPDLRRRLSYVVQLLKHHIISLH
- the plk3 gene encoding serine/threonine-protein kinase PLK3 isoform X1, which produces MDAALCPCCHRRIRNPNRVKADQMRPEPGQMVTDARTGRSYRRGKLLGKGGFARCYEMTDLATNKSYAVKVIPQGKALKAQHRDKILNEIDLHKNLHHKHIVKFLHNFEDQDYIYIFMELCSRKSLAHIWKTRRTLTDPEVRYYLRQIISGLKYLHKKGILHRDIKLGNLFVNENMELRVGDFGLAAKLEPAGHRKKTICGTPNYIAPEVLNRQGHGPESDVWALGCVMYTLLVGNPPFETQDLQETYKCIKDVKYTLPTTLSSAAQKLISGILQKNPCDRLTLDQILRHEFFTKGFTPNTLPPSSCVTLPKLKAPSPVKTFFTKVAKSLFQKKRLKADKSSCEERDDISKHVTCFVKSSIGRQMSYKTVKKNKTRSHSLHKVIKRALTIQVQESMKSTSSSIQQATNSLLKIQAEEELGKSNSASDHQVAQSPQTVQAEESSRKCNSASDHQVAHSPQTIQAEESSRKCNSASDHQVAHSPQTIQAEEEARKSSSASDHQVAHSPQTIQAEEEARKSSSASDHQVAHSPQTIQAEEESRKFSVHQVTNSPLTTQTQNGSRKSSLSCIHEVMNSVLSIKVKHRSRKSGVSCVNGVAKSPLTTQTEDEPQKSSPFRGTMPKASEDGLTPATVAQLVIKVLRDCLSSMPTASVNPPCLIGSQFVWVTKWVDYSNKYGFGYQLSNQDIGVLFNDGTHLSLCDQRKTVCYYLTSNKNFIFQACAVPAQLQAQMQVVGYMARYMEQNLVEGGDLPRIDHTLSSPLLLQWVKTDHALVMLFNNGTVQVNFYTDHTKIILCKSSDSYMLTYISQERVPYTFSLSALSELGCCPDLRRRLSYVVQLLKHHIISLH
- the plk3 gene encoding serine/threonine-protein kinase PLK3 isoform X3, producing MDAALCPCCHRRIRNPNRVKADQMRPEPGQMVTDARTGRSYRRGKLLGKILNEIDLHKNLHHKHIVKFLHNFEDQDYIYIFMELCSRKSLAHIWKTRRTLTDPEVRYYLRQIISGLKYLHKKGILHRDIKLGNLFVNENMELRVGDFGLAAKLEPAGHRKKTICGTPNYIAPEVLNRQGHGPESDVWALGCVMYTLLVGNPPFETQDLQETYKCIKDVKYTLPTTLSSAAQKLISGILQKNPCDRLTLDQILRHEFFTKGFTPNTLPPSSCVTLPKLKAPSPVKTFFTKVAKSLFQKKRLKADKSSCEERDDISKHVTCFVKSSIGRQMSYKTVKKNKTRSHSLHKVIKRALTIQVQESMKSTSSSIQQATNSLLKIQAEEELGKSNSASDHQVAQSPQTVQAEESSRKCNSASDHQVAHSPQTIQAEESSRKCNSASDHQVAHSPQTIQAEEEARKSSSASDHQVAHSPQTIQAEEEARKSSSASDHQVAHSPQTIQAEEESRKFSVHQVTNSPLTTQTQNGSRKSSLSCIHEVMNSVLSIKVKHRSRKSGVSCVNGVAKSPLTTQTEDEPQKSSPFRGTMPKASEDGLTPATVAQLVIKVLRDCLSSMPTASVNPPCLIGSQFVWVTKWVDYSNKYGFGYQLSNQDIGVLFNDGTHLSLCDQRKTVCYYLTSNKNFIFQACAVPAQLQAQMQVVGYMARYMEQNLVEGGDLPRIDHTLSSPLLLQWVKTDHALVMLFNNGTVQVNFYTDHTKIILCKSSDSYMLTYISQERVPYTFSLSALSELGCCPDLRRRLSYVVQLLKHHIISLH